The DNA region atcttctacCTCTTCTGTGTTTTCCTCATTCTTCTCCTCCGGCGGCTCGTCCAGCATCAAGGACAGATTGGAGCGCACGTTTTCGAGAATACGATGCGCCCTGTTGATGTTTTCCATGTGCTCCTGGAATGTGGTTAGATGCAATTGCAGCTGATCTTCTGACAGATTGATGAAGCTCACTTTTTTCGCCTGCAAATCGTCATCGAAGGAAATGACCTCGTTGGCATTGTATATGTCTTGCAAGGACGACACCACAACATCCCAATAGCCGTCCATAATAGCGAGATGTGACGTGTGCTCTAATACTGGAAAATTCCGCCGTCCAGAGGTGCTACTATTGTATTGTCATTGTCTTTAACCTTTTTCGTATTTGGCAAGAGATCAAAAGGGAAAgcaaaaattaaaaaaaatttggtaaCGCGTCACCTCGTACAAACGCACAAGTAATAGGAACCTCTGAGTAAAGAAGCTCATCATTTATATAGATACGTTATGTAGATGTATAGAGGCCCAGGAGGGGGGAGGGCGAGAGCTGCTGCGAGAGGCATTAACCAGGTGGCAATTGGGAGATGTCGACGATTTCGTTGATCTTCTCGTCTTCGTCGGCGGCCTCCTCGATGCTTGTCTTTAAAGGAGTTCTTGGCAGTGCCATCATACCGCTTCTTGCACACTCTAGAACACCGAATGGCTCAACCAGCTTCAAGAAGGCGGAAATACGGGTGGGCTTGGCGGAAAGCTCGACGATACAGCTGGTTTCGCTGATGTCGACGACACGACCACCGAAGTTGTTGGTCAAATTGGTGACGTCGTTCAAGTGCTCGTGCTTCAATCTTAAGATCTCACTGGCGGGCAAGTTGGCAGGGTGGAATTGCTTTTCTCTGATTTCGGCAACTAACTCGTTGGCGTCGGCGCCACCGGAGCTGGTGGAAGTGTGGTGGTGCAACAGCAGGTCTTCAAAGTACTCTGTACCTAGCAAGGAGATTCTGGCCATGACCAACTCCCTCTTGATGATCTCGGAGTTGGTGTAGTCGAGGACGGCGTAGACGGGGACCAGGTCCTCGATCTGTCTGCGTGCTTGCTCGATGACACCATCTTGGCCTTGCAAGACGATGGTCATTCTGCTCAGGTCCTTGACCTCGGTGTTGCACACAACCAACGAGTCGATGTTGAATCCTCTGGCGGCCAAAGTCCCAGAGATCCTGGACAGGACACCGGGCTCGTTCTGCACCAAACAGTTCAAGACGTGCTGTTTTCTTGGCTGACGAGAGGGGGCTGGGGTCTCATAGATGATGGATGAGACGGCACTGTTGGCGTTCCACGAAGGGGTGTCCAAGGTGGGCAATGGGGGCCTTGCGGCGTGTCTATGCATCTGCTTATACGCCAACGCGGAGGTCGACGATGAACTGCAACGCACCATAGTGGCGCACGACGAGGCAGCCACTCTGCGGTGGCCACTTTGCAACAACGATCTCAACATTAGAAGACAGATGGTGAGCTCGGATGTTTCTAAGGCTCTGTATGTACAAACTACGTATGTGACTTATACATTGCTCCCCCGTTGGTCGTGGGCAAAGAgctttaaaaatattttttgttttcgatGCTAACTCGGCGATGCGAAGAAAGTGAGTCACGCTAACGGTGAGGTGATTCGTTGGATGTGCCATCGCACAAGGAACTGCTGGCGTGCCAGTTCCCGACTCTGCCTGACAAAAGTGTCGAGGGGTACGCTGCCACGGTGCAGCATGCGGGACAGACATTCGATGGTGTCCGTGAGGGCGTAGTCCTTGGCGACCAGCTGGTACAGCTGGTTGAGCCCGTCGGTTTGCGCCACGGCTATGGTGTCGACGTCCTCGTCGTCGAACGGCGAGGTTGAGGAGAACTCCTGGACCGTGGCCCTTTCCGCTGTCAAGACTTCTATCTGAGCATTTAGCGTGTGCATGGTCTGCTCGATGGTCTGTTCCACGGCCTGCAGGCGGGTCTTGTCGACCGCGACCATTTCGTGGAACCTGGCGACCGAGTCTTGCATGATGGTCTGTCTTGTCAGTATCTTGTCCGCCACGTAGTGCACGTCTTCGCGGTACAGCTCGTTGAGCACGGACTGCAGATTCTGCAGCATTTCATGGTGGTTGGTGGGGGAGAGATCCGTGTTGTCCATGTCCATCAGGTCGACCGCACTGGAGGGTGGTTGCGGTGGTGGAGGTGGCGGCAATGGCGGCTGCACGTGTGGGAACTTGGGCTTCGGTGGTAGGGGGGGCACTGTGTGTTTTAGTGGAGAGTGCATTGCGTCGGGCTTTGGCGGTAGGCTGGGCACCCGGTCTTGCGATGGCTCACTCAAAAGACTCATCAATTCTTGCACAACGACTATAAGGCCCATCGTCGCAGGGTTCCAGTGATCGAGTATGGGCAGCGCAACCCTGCCATCAGAGTCAATGTACGCTTGAACGGGCAAGGAACTACTGATTGCGCTCACATCGAATGTTTCCAAGTCTATACTTATGAAGGGGGGTTTTACCGGGTACAGGCTGGGTATCCACATGATCAAGGGCAGGCTGTCGCCGACAGTCCCATAAATGGACAACAGCAACTGCGGACTGCCGTCGGAATGTGTGAATACCCTTGTCCTTGGCCTCAAACGGTGGAATTTGTCCAGCAGCGCCAACGAGTCGTGGaatgttcttcttccatcGTCATAGATGGGCTGGATGACCTTGAACAGCCAATTGACTACTCCTTCGGGAACAGAGATCTTGCCGCTTGCAGACATCCTTGGTGTTTACCTTCTCCCTTTTCTTGGCCATCATGCTACTAAAACCTCACAAATTTTTGCCGTAGTTTATATTCTCGCGCTGCAAAAAAGATTGCTTCGTTTCTGACCTTTTATCTATACATTAAGGAACAAAGGACCAACGAATattaaaagaacaaagagcAATGAGTAGTTTGTATGTGCGCCAATCCCCCCTCCTTCCCCCCCTCCTTCCTTCTACTAACTAATCTGTCTGTTTGCGTGACCAATTTAGCTATACTGTTGTCGGTGTATTCATAGTGGTTAGTGCAATGTCCGTGCTATTCTGGATAATGGCCCCAAAGAACAACCAAACGTATGTACAGTTTTGCAAGAGTCCCGTGCCACTGGTGTCGATTCCCATtaatcttttattttttttactaacaaGAAGTGTTTTTACGGTATAGTGTTTGGAGGAGCACAGTCATCCTAACGTTGGCCATGATGTTTTTGATGTGGGCCATTACGTTTCTATCCCAGCTCCATCCCTTGGTGGCTCCACGTCGGTCAGACTTGAGACCTGAGTTTGCAGAATGAAGCGTCCAGTAGACCAAGCCAAGCGACGTTTCCTGAGTATAATAAATAAGCAACtaagtatatataaatacgAATAGAAATATAGTGGCATCTAAACAACTCagagatttttgaaaacacaATGAGTACGTAACGATAGAAACCCACACGATCTCCGAAACGGAACACTGTTCACGGTTGTATCAAAATGTGTGAACAGGCCATTTCAAAGCTTGATCTTCTCCATAATTAGAACCCGTGTCCTGTGGAAGCGTTTCTAAGGACACGAGGCAGAAACAGGAGTGTGATATTTTGCATGCGCAAGTCGGCAATGCAAGCGACAGGGCACGTGTGTGCACATATACTTATGTGGTCCACCGTGCCGCCGCCGTGCTTGCTTGCTTGCCACTTTGGTTCAGACCAGAGCAGCCTGAGAGGACATCAAGTGTCGAGCTATTGATGTTTGAAAACACTCTTTTCctcctctttttttatagcGAAAaatcccaaaaaaaaaaaactaagaGCTGCCGGGKGAGCAACgatcaaaagaaactacCATTTAGGGCTTCACCGTAAGCTACAGGAGGAGGCAGCTGGTACAAGTGGCCACAAGGATGTTTGTAATAGACTGGAGCGTGCAGCTGTGCATAGGGGTACTGGGGCCCGTGTTCCGTGCTCTCGTGCAATTGCCTCTGTCGATTTTCATCTGGAATGGGTTCCAGCTCGTGGCATTGCCCGTCAATATCCCACTGAAGCTGTTTCTGGGCACGTCGCTGTATCGTCTTGTTGCTCACACGGGTGCCGTGGACTACTACGTGGTCTTGACGCTGTTCCAGTACCTGGCTGTGCTTTGCGCATTCGGTGGCATTATAGGGCTCATCTCCGGCTTCGTGTTTGGCGTGTTCCATTCCATTTGCGGTGTGCCCAGTGTGTATGTCAGTCTCGAGTGGAAGCCATGGTTTGCACCGGTACACAGGTTCTTTGAACGTGTCTCCACTACCATTATCAACATCATGCAAGGCCAAACCACCGCTCCGATACCCATGTCTATGCCCATGCGCATGTCAAGCCTTGGTAAGAAGCACCCCAACGAGAgggaagaggaagaaatcGATGATGCGACTATAACACACGAAAACAATGGCTACATGACTCCCTGTCAGACCCCcactaatgaaaaatttcagcaTTATAATAATGATTCATTCAATACGACCACTACAGACGATGAACCCACTGATATCTGGGATAGATCCGATACTTACCAAAACTCGTTTGCCACCAACGAGACCCTAATGTCTCTTTCCAATAGAGCCAACCTTYGAAGAAATGTGAGTGATGCCGACATCGTTAATATCAAGGCTTtaagaagaaattcaagatGAAACGGCCATTACTTCTTCACATTCactaataaataataatcgAGATGGTAAATAATTAATTAGTTACATAGGCTCCGCATTATACTCTTTAGCATATTCttcccttttcttctcttccctttatgttttgttttgtaacTTGAatatcaagaagaaaacattaaaaagaaaaagcaataGCGGAACtacaaattgaaaagattagTGTTCAATTTCCCCTAAAAAGTAACGTACCTAAAAATAGCAAAGAAATAGCCCTTCCTACCTTACTCATTCATAGTTGCTAATAGCACATCCAGGACCACGAATATTCATGACGACTCGTTTGCTCCAACTTACTCGTCCTCATTATAGATTATTATCCTCACCTTTCCGCAAAAGCTCCATCATACAAAGGCAAATGTCTGCTTCAAGCCCTTCTCCAGCCAATAGCTATTTGAACATGATTACTAAGTCTCTACAACATAATCTACAGACATGGTTCCATTTCGAACCAAACGAAATCGACATCATTGAATCACCCTCACATTTTTACGACCTtctaaaatcaaaaatttcaagctCACAAAAGAGGATCTTTATTGCGTCCCTTTACTTAGGGAAAAGTGAAACTGAACTAATTGACTGTATATCTCAAGCATTGTCCAAAAATCCCGATTTGaaagtttcctttttgttgGATGGCCTTCGAGGAACCAGGGAGTTGCCTTCCACCTGTTCTGCCACTTTGCTATCATCTCTAGTAGCCAAATATGGGTCTGAAAGAGTAGATTGTCGATTATACAAGACTCCTGCTTACCACGGttggaaaaaaatcgtAGTCCCTAAAAGGTTCAACGAAGGATTAGGCCTGCAGCATATGAAGATTTATGGGTTTGATAATGAGATAATCCTCTCAGGCGCTAACCTTTCCAACGATTATTTTACTAACAGACAAGATAGATATTATCTCTTTAAATCTGCGAATTTCGCcaattattatttcaaacTACACCAACTTATCAGTTCTTTCAGTTACCAGATTGTAAAACCAAAAGTTGCTGGCAATGTTAACATCATTTGGCCTGACTCGAACCCCACCATTGAACcgatgaaaaataaaagaaagtttttgagGGAAGCTTCTCAATTACTTGAGAATTTCTTACAGATTTCTAAACACAATCAACCGATTTCTCCACCGGGCCAATTTTCCACTATAGTCTACCCAATTTCTCAGTTCACTCCACTTTTCCCTAAATATAATGACAAATCAACCRAAAAATCAACGATATTGTCGTTGCTATCGAATATAAAAAACACCTCTATTTCTTGGACATTCACCGCAGGATACTTCAATATTCTCCCAGAAATTAAAGCTAATCTACTAGCCACACCGGTTACTGAAGCAAATGTGATAACGGCATCGCCCTTTGCCAACGGATTTTACCAATCGAAGGGTGTCTCATCAAATTTACCTGGTGCCTACTTATACttatccaaaaaatttctaCAAGATGTCTCTAGATACAATAAAGATCAAGCTATTACATTACGGGAATGGCAAAGGGGTGTAGTCAATAAACCTAACGGATGGTCATATCACGCAAAAGGTATCTGGATCTCGTCTCGTGACAACAACGATAGCGATAGTTGGAAACCCTTCATAACCGTAATAGGATCTTCAAACTACACAAGAAGAGCCTACTCGTTAGATTTGGAATCAAATGCTCTCATTATTacaaaagatgaagaattaagaaataaaatgaaaGGCGAATTAAATGATTTACTACAATACACGAAACCTGTAACTTTAGAAGATTTTAAGTCAGATCCAGAAAGGCATGTTGGAACTGGTGTTAAAATAGCTACTTCTGTGTTGGGCAAAAAACTCTAATTGTATCATCTCTTATTGCTTGTATATATGTGAAATAGATTGTAATAAATTTACAAATGCACTTTATAAAACTCCTGCAATGCAATGTGCACTAAAGTCACTCAACAGATACAGACTGTCTAACCTGTCTATTATAATTTCCCTTTTGGTAGTCGTGGTTTCCGCCCCACATAAAGATATTGAACTTGACAAAGTATGACCAGTAGAGTAATAAACTGTATCAATTTCACCCAAAAAGGTGTTGAGTTGAACGGAATTTTATAAAACAAAGCACTGGTCGGTACAAATAACCTACCTACGAAATCAATAAATTCTGCCAAAACTGATATCAAGACGAACTTTGATGATAGCCCCATCGTAGAGCACCCCATCCAATTGATACTCATTTGCGGAATGTACTTGAAACTTTTAACCAAATTTGCCATCACCCAAAGATAATTTATGTGCTCTAAGTAAAAAATACCAAATTTACCTGAATCCTTCAAGGGTAAGTTAGATATGGAACACCCATATGTGAATATACTCAATATAAGGAAAACGCTCAAAATTATCGTAGAAGTGATGGAAATACCTTGGTAGATATGTTTGGTTGATctataataatataattGTCTTAAAACCATTAAGCAGCAAAATAGAACGcaaaaatctttgaaaacgaGTAAGCTAGATATAGGAATACTATTGGCAACATCCAATGAATAGAATAGAGGAAACCTTTTAGATAGCTGCTCTCTCACCAGAGGTGAATAACGGTAATGTAAGGCACAATACAAATACAGGCCATTACCTACGAAATCTAAGAGGAATAAGTCATACGAAAGACCATAAATCGATCGATGCAGTTTATTATAACGTTTTTGGTAAAGTATGGCAATGATCTGTGTACATAGTGGAGCTTTTCTTTGTCCCTTAGTTAGTTAATGTGATCTTTCACGTGCATTTTTTATCCTTCAATTATGCATACTGATAGGAAACCCGCCAGAACCTGCAGGATAACAGCGATCATATGAGCAATTCGATACAATGCCTTTGACGAATTTTCCCTACGCCTCTCCTGGAATATCTTCTATTCTCCTTCAGAGCTTCTAAAATCATGGGTTTTTCATTcgcagaaaaaaaaaatgtcaaaaACGCGCTACTAAAGAACACAAATATACTAAGAGCAGTTAACTACttgtaaaagaaaacaaggcTTGTAATTTACTAGTATTTTacaagacaagaaaataacatACCGAGAGAAAATATGGATTACGACAGCCCTGACCCAATGAACGGTGCTTCAAGCAACGCCCTAATTGCTAAGATGAACTCAGCTAAACTACTATATCAACACTATTTGGATAAAGTCACTCCTCACGCCAAACAGAGATGGGCTGTATTAGGTGGTCTACTATGTTTATTTATGGTGCGTATTACAATGGCTGAAGGTTGGTATGTGATTTGTTATGGTTTgggtttatttttattgaatcAGTTTTTAGCCTTTTTGACACCAAAATTCGATATGTCCTTGCagcaagatgaagaaaacaatgaattAGAGGCTGGTGAAAAATCAGAGGAATTCCGTCCATTTATCAGAAGACTACCTGAATTTAAGTTCTGGTACAACAGCATTAGAGCCACCGTCATTTCCTTAGTATTATCACTATTCTCGATCTTCGATATTCCCGTATTTTGGCCAATTCTACTAATGTACTTCGTGCtgttattctttttaaCCATGAGAAGACAAATTCAACACATGATGAAATACAGATACATTCCTCTGGATATTGGTAAGAAGAAGTACTCACATCCTTCTAACTGATATTCTTGGAATCCACATACCTCTTCAATGGACACAttcgtatttttttaattatgtataaataaagaaatttgatcattcaaaagattttattttctttccttttctgcTTATatcaaatgtttttttgaaaattatataCCAATTATATATAAGGTCGCTAAGGAGGATCCATTTTTGATCAT from Saccharomyces eubayanus strain FM1318 chromosome III, whole genome shotgun sequence includes:
- the ILV6 gene encoding acetolactate synthase regulatory subunit: MLRSLLQSGHRRVAASSCATMVRCSSSSTSALAYKQMHRHAARPPLPTLDTPSWNANSAVSSIIYETPAPSRQPRKQHVLNCLVQNEPGVLSRISGTLAARGFNIDSLVVCNTEVKDLSRMTIVLQGQDGVIEQARRQIEDLVPVYAVLDYTNSEIIKRELVMARISLLGTEYFEDLLLHHHTSTSSGGADANELVAEIREKQFHPANLPASEILRLKHEHLNDVTNLTNNFGGRVVDISETSCIVELSAKPTRISAFLKLVEPFGVLECARSGMMALPRTPLKTSIEEAADEDEKINEIVDISQLPPG
- the STP22 gene encoding ubiquitin-binding ESCRT-I subunit protein STP22, producing the protein MSASGKISVPEGVVNWLFKVIQPIYDDGRRTFHDSLALLDKFHRLRPRTRVFTHSDGSPQLLLSIYGTVGDSLPLIMWIPSLYPVKPPFISIDLETFDVSAISSSLPVQAYIDSDGRVALPILDHWNPATMGLIVVVQELMSLLSEPSQDRVPSLPPKPDAMHSPLKHTVPPLPPKPKFPHVQPPLPPPPPPQPPSSAVDLMDMDNTDLSPTNHHEMLQNLQSVLNELYREDVHYVADKILTRQTIMQDSVARFHEMVAVDKTRLQAVEQTIEQTMHTLNAQIEVLTAERATVQEFSSTSPFDDEDVDTIAVAQTDGLNQLYQLVAKDYALTDTIECLSRMLHRGSVPLDTFVRQSRELARQQFLVRWHIQRITSPLA
- the VMA9 gene encoding H(+)-transporting V0 sector ATPase subunit e; the encoded protein is MAPKNNQTVWRSTVILTLAMMFLMWAITFLSQLHPLVAPRRSDLRPEFAE
- the LDB16 gene encoding Ldb16p, giving the protein MFVIDWSVQLCIGVLGPVFRALVQLPLSIFIWNGFQLVALPVNIPLKLFLGTSLYRLVAHTGAVDYYVVLTLFQYLAVLCAFGGIIGLISGFVFGVFHSICGVPSVYVSLEWKPWFAPVHRFFERVSTTIINIMQGQTTAPIPMSMPMRMSSLGKKHPNEREEEEIDDATITHENNGYMTPCQTPTNEKFQHYNNDSFNTTTTDDEPTDIWDRSDTYQNSFATNETLMSLSNRANLXRNVSDADIVNIKALRRNSR
- the PGS1 gene encoding CDP-diacylglycerol--glycerol-3-phosphate 3-phosphatidyltransferase, with translation MTTRLLQLTRPHYRLLSSPFRKSSIIQRQMSASSPSPANSYLNMITKSLQHNLQTWFHFEPNEIDIIESPSHFYDLLKSKISSSQKRIFIASLYLGKSETELIDCISQALSKNPDLKVSFLLDGLRGTRELPSTCSATLLSSLVAKYGSERVDCRLYKTPAYHGWKKIVVPKRFNEGLGLQHMKIYGFDNEIILSGANLSNDYFTNRQDRYYLFKSANFANYYFKLHQLISSFSYQIVKPKVAGNVNIIWPDSNPTIEPMKNKRKFLREASQLLENFLQISKHNQPISPPGQFSTIVYPISQFTPLFPKYNDKSTXKSTILSLLSNIKNTSISWTFTAGYFNILPEIKANLLATPVTEANVITASPFANGFYQSKGVSSNLPGAYLYLSKKFLQDVSRYNKDQAITLREWQRGVVNKPNGWSYHAKGIWISSRDNNDSDSWKPFITVIGSSNYTRRAYSLDLESNALIITKDEELRNKMKGELNDLLQYTKPVTLEDFKSDPERHVGTGVKIATSVLGKKL
- the RER1 gene encoding protein retrieval receptor, encoding MDYDSPDPMNGASSNALIAKMNSAKLLYQHYLDKVTPHAKQRWAVLGGLLCLFMVRITMAEGWYVICYGLGLFLLNQFLAFLTPKFDMSLQQDEENNELEAGEKSEEFRPFIRRLPEFKFWYNSIRATVISLVLSLFSIFDIPVFWPILLMYFVLLFFLTMRRQIQHMMKYRYIPLDIGKKKYSHPSN